The following coding sequences lie in one Phalacrocorax aristotelis chromosome 2, bGulAri2.1, whole genome shotgun sequence genomic window:
- the LOC142053688 gene encoding protein TOPAZ1-like, whose amino-acid sequence MRIVNILHFISDTVDVSQYSCLFNKLINACFESKNLGVSSSAVDFMLSKNIAIDFFLLRGLITALGRSSLWSKARTYYKSALSLGCYPPLQGNLYHKLLTIPSYLSEVEMLLAIEIFLVSNARDIQSPMATSQTLQIILKRCEDQTVQNNSDYQAAVERLILAARVSDPKLFLKHMTMNVNMEEVYSLELASALKWLQENMKWAGKVWLFQ is encoded by the exons ATGCGCA TAGTTAATattcttcatttcatttcagataCTGTAGATGTTTCTCAGTACAGCTGCCTCTTTAACAAGCTGATAAATGCCTGTTTTGAGAGCAAGAACCTTGGGGTCTCATCTTCTGCAGTAGACTTCATGCTTTCAAAAAACAtagctattgatttttttttacttagagGATTAATCACAGCTTTGGGAAGAAGTTCGCTGTGGTCTAAAGCTAGGACCTATTACAAAA GTGCTTTATCATTGGGTTGCTACCCACCACTGCAAGGAAATTTATATCACAAACTTCTGACGATTCCGTCTTACCTGTCTGAGGTTGAGATGCTGTTGGCCattgaaatatttcttgtttcAAATGCCAGGGATATTCAAAGTCCAATGGCTACTAGTCAGACTCTTCAAATAATACTGAAAAG ATGTGAAGATCAGACAGTTCAGAATAACAGTGACTATCAAGCGGCAGTGGAGAGGCTTATCCTGGCTGCTCGTGTGTCTGATCCAAAGCTTTTTCTTAAGCATATGACAATGAATGTTAATATGGAAGAAGTTTACAGCTTGGAGCTTGCATCTGCTCTAAAATGGCTTCAGGAGAATATGAAATGGGCTGGGAAGGTCTGGCTGTTTCAGTAG